A window of Tripterygium wilfordii isolate XIE 37 chromosome 7, ASM1340144v1, whole genome shotgun sequence contains these coding sequences:
- the LOC120002203 gene encoding vicilin-like seed storage protein At2g28490, translating into MGYKATLLLLLLVVGYGVSVSMGYREEGEEEWGSGEREGRGREKHPEEEEPSFLLQDSKKVFRTDAGEMRVVRSFGGRIVDRPMHIGFITMEPQSLFIPQYLDSSLIIFIRLGEAKIGHIYKDELSERRMKPGDIYRIPAGSAFYIVNTAEGQRLQIICSIDPSESLGLGLFQSFYIGGGSYPPSILAGFDPETLTNAFNVTRKELGDIFTRQQGGPVVFIGDSRAPRVWSKFLQLKEKDRLQPLKRMVGSHQESIEQEDQTKWSWRKLLISIFGEENRKKGDRTGKAPDSYNIYHRSPDFRNRYGSSMALDASDYSPLKHSGIGIFYVNLTAGSMLAPHVNPTATEYGIVLRGSGRILLVFPNGSSAMDAKVSEGDVFWVPRYFAFCQIASRTGPFEFFGFTTSARKNKPQFLAGSNSLLHALQGPELAASLGISEDRIKRFLESQREAVILPSASAAPPEMKYHKEETVMPKIIKSFENDMIMGFD; encoded by the exons ATGGGATACAAAGCGACTCTTTTGCTTTTACTACTTGTGGTGGGTTATGGAGTGAGTGTTTCTATGGGGTATAGAGAAGAGGGTGAGGAGGAGTGGGGCTCAGGAGAGAGGGaagggagaggaagagaaaagcACCCAGAAGAGGAAGAACCGTCGTTCTTGTTGCAGGACTCAAAGAAAGTGTTTAGAACTGATGCAGGAGAGATGAGGGTGGTGAGGAGCTTTGGAGGGAGAATTGTGGACAGACCTATGCACATTGGGTTCATTACTATGGAGCCTCAGAGCCTCTTCATTCCTCAGTATCTTGACTCAAGTTTGATCATCTTCATTCGTCTCG gAGAGGCAAAGATTGGACATATCTACAAAGATGAACTGTCGGAGAGGCGAATGAAGCCTGGTGATATATATCGGATTCCTGCTGGTTCTGCATTCTATATAGTGAACACAGCGGAGGGTCAAAGGCTTCAGATCATATGCAGTATTGATCCATCTGAAAGCTTGGGCTTGGGTCTCTTCCAG TCTTTCTACATCGGTGGAGGGTCATATCCTCCATCTATTCTTGCTGGTTTCGATCCTGAAACACTCACAAATGCGTTTAAT GTCACAAGAAAGGAATTGGGAGATATCTTTACCAGGCAACAAGGAGGTCCAGTTGTATTCATTGGCGATTCTCGTGCACCAAGGGTATGGTCAAAATTCCTTCAACTGAAAGAGAAAGATAGGCTCCAACCCCTGAAGAGAATGGTGGGTTCTCACCAAGAATCCATAGAACAAGAAGACCAAACAAAATGGTCTTGGAGAAAACTCTTGATCTCTATATTCGGAGAGGAAAACAGGAAAAAGGGTGACAGGACTGGTAAAGCCCCCGACTCCTACAACATCTATCATAGAAGTCCTGACTTCAGAAACAGATATGGTTCCAGCATGGCCCTTGACGCATCCGATTACAGCCCCCTCAAACATTCTGGCATTGGCATCTTTTATGTCAATCTGACTGCG GGATCAATGTTGGCTCCCCATGTGAACCCAACTGCAACAGAGTATGGAATTGTTTTGAGAGGAAGCGGTAGAATCCTGCTTGTGTTCCCCAACGGTTCGTCAGCCATGGATGCTAAAGTAAGCGAAGGCGACGTATTCTGGGTGCCAAGATACTTCGCTTTTTGTCAAATTGCATCCCGGACAGGCCCGTTCGAGTTTTTTGGATTCACAACCTCGGCACGCAAGAACAAGCCTCAGTTCTTGGCTGGTTCAAACTCACTTCTACATGCTCTCCAAGGCCCCGAGCTTGCAGCTTCACTGGGCATCAGCGAGGACAGGATTAAGCGCTTCCTTGAATCGCAACGTGAGGCCGTTATATTGCCTTCAGCATCAGCAGCACCTCCAGAGATGAAGTACCACAAGGAGGAGACGGTGATGCCAAAGATCATCAAAAGCTTTGAGAATGATATGATTATGGGGTTTGATTAG
- the LOC120002205 gene encoding protein disulfide isomerase-like 5-1, which produces MIVQDRAILFLLLLLTSSISLKTQAELIELTTEIFSDKVKEKGTAWFVKFCVPWCKHCKNLGSLWEDLGRVMEREVAIEIGEVHCGTSKTVCTKVDIHSYPTFKLFYDGEEVAKYQGPRDVELLKAFVLEEAEKAANAQFEKDSDL; this is translated from the exons atGATAGTCCAAGATCGGGCGATATTGTTTTTGTTGCTTCTATTAACGAGCTCAATCTCGCTGAAAACTCAAGCCGAATTGATAGAACTAACTACCGAAATCTTCTCTGACAAG GTTAAGGAGAAAGGCACTGCATGGTTTGTGAAATTTTGTGTTCCTTGGTGCAAGCATTG TAAAAACTTGGGATCACTGTGGGAGGATCTAGGGAGGGTTATGGAAAGAGAAGTTGCAATAGAGATTGGAGAAGTTCACTGTGGTACAAGCAAAACTGTATGTACCAAAGTTGACATTCACTCGTATCCTACATTTAAGCTCTTCTATGATGGAGAAGAAGTTGCAAAATATCAAG GGCCAAGAGATGTCGAATTACTCAAGGCATTTGTTTTGGAAGAGGCAGAAAAGGCAGCCAATGCTCAATTTGAGAAGGATAGCGATCTGTAA
- the LOC120002204 gene encoding exonuclease V, chloroplastic-like, whose amino-acid sequence MSDSQSVSFSDSPHNRQTSNNNPTIPIEIVSEEEMALLEAALAATRSSFSSSDIPSICSPSPSSQFQMNARCVSSITLLSKRGLSCCSRPDIEDFGGTQKRNRVPESLLQRFRKNRALSVTDFTNTEWCEKQTEFSLLFGKRKVNKAMKAGSVRHAKLEEEIVKKVKVRVKSAEDIWALKFLNFITGANQLQFEGLTRELPLIGFVEGVWLVGVMDEIRLPLSETNRCPVLVDTKTRVRDTLPAEPQRRNGRLQLMCYKYLWDSLVAEKFSSRQFFEFFSLDPYYLLCEEIHLSTVSSGFPAKTLNDVVRFFRNTCSMFLPAHEQLLLRYELQKDNSVLAEDHFTYDPDWLKSQLQRCLEFWLGEREASFVPEEEQWKCHYCQFAYMCPATSKPDSMPSPEKTNTDGTPS is encoded by the exons ATGAGCGATTCACAGTCCGTTTCCTTCTCCGACTCCCCCCATAACCGCCAAACCTCCAATAACAATCCCACGATCCCAATCGAGATCGTAAGCGAAGAAGAAATGGCTCTCCTTGAAGCAGCTTTGGCGGCTACTcggtcttctttttcttcctctgatATTCCTTCAATTTGTTCTCCCTCTCCATCCTCTCAGTTCCAGATGAATGCCAGGTGTGTCAGCTCCATTACTCTCCTTTCTAAGAGGGGATTGTCGTGTTGCTCACGACCGGATATTGAGGATTTCGGTGGTACCCAGAAGAGGAACCGAGTGCCTGAGTCGTTGCTGCAACGGTTCAGAAAGAATAGAGCATTGTCTGTCACCGATTTCACCAACACA GAATGGTGTGAAAAACAGACGGAGTTCAGTCTCCTCTTTGGCAAACGGAAAGTCAACAAAGCTATGAAAGCAGGTAGTGTTCGCCACGCAAAACTAGAAGAAGAG ATTGTTAAAAAAGTTAAAGTTCGAGTTAAATCTGCCGAAGATATTTGGGCTCTGAAGTTTTTGAATTTCATAACTGGTGCCAATCAATTACAGTTCGAAGGACTAACGCGTGAGCTTCCTCT AATAGGCTTTGTGGAAGGTGTGTGGCTGGTTGGAGTGATGGACGAAATCCGACTGCCTCTATCAGAGACAAATAGATGTCCTGTTCTCGTGGACACAAAAACTCGTGTTCGAGATACACTTCCCGCTGAACCACAAAGAAGGAATGGAAG GCTTCAGTTAATGTGCTACAAGTATTTGTGGGACAGTTTGGTTGCTGAAAAATTTTCGTCCAGACAGTTTTTCGAGTTCTTTTCCTTGGATCCTTATTATTTATTATGTGAAGAAATTCATTTGAGCACCGTAAGCTCAGGATTTCCTGCAaag ACCCTCAACGACGTAGTCAGATTCTTTAGAAACACATGCAGCATGTTTCTCCCTGCTCATGAGCAGCTGTTGTTGAG ATACGAGCTGCAAAAGGATAATTCAGTGCTTGCCGAGGATCATTTCACTTATGATCCTGATTGGCTCAAGAGTCAGTTACAGCGCTGTCTGGAGTTCTGGCTGGGAGAGCGAGAAGCTAGTTTCGTTCCTGAGGAAGAGCAGTGGAAATGTCATTATTGTCAATTTGCCTATATGTGCCCCGCAACCTCAAAGCCTGATAGCATGCCAAGTCCAGAAAAGACGAACACTGATGGCACTCCAAGCTAA
- the LOC120002202 gene encoding uncharacterized protein LOC120002202: MVKRAVEGDFQLLLEEQRREFKAAKTVNSDFDFAYNLQMQEAIKASVSTHPCTSQSTPADTVLIPEDDALDYVSLLLEDIDRFDLERKDREQGESLMRQMREDLDRRIHDQQFSSYIMSVPEREWQKYGDNYERPYEVKNACSSSSSSKPVLVNKEVFRLYFKGLVSEERIRDMKVIVAGIGFAICDSRDNVIFEVNKGLECGGEWLSGEAAEIEALIEGLRAAVDLDLERVNFFCDDYMVYQYVTRRLQPKQSKIAKLVDEAACLQRKFEYFEPSLVERNEIKFAFKLARNAIVSQIIWPAETSKGKSLKETCLICFEDTDVDQIFSVDGCLHRYCYSCMKQHVEVKLLNGMDAQCPNADCNFEVSIDSCGKFLDPKLVALMSQRKKEALVAVTERVYCPHLRCSALMSKDEVLEYTKPWCIGAEISGARKCVKCQYFFCINCKAPWHYNMTCQQYQRLNPKTEDAILNSLAKKKLWRQCVKCNHMVELASGCYHIYCRCGYEFCYTCGAEWKNKTPTCSCPIWAERNIIHR; the protein is encoded by the exons atggtaaAGCGTGCTGTGGAAGGCGATTTCCAGTTATTGCTGGAAGAACAACGCAGGGAGTTCAAGGCGGCCAAGACAGTGAACTCCGACTTCGATTTCGCATACAATCTCCAAATGCAGGAAGCCATTAAGGCGTCCGTTTCGACTCACCCTTGCACCTCGCAATCTACTCCAGCGGACACTGTTTTGATTCCCGAAGACGACgctttggactacgtttcgctTCTTCTCGAAGACATCGACAGGTTCGACCTGGAACGCAAGGATCGCGAACAGGGCGAGTCACTGATGAGACAAATGAGAGAAGATCTCGACCGTCGGATTCACGATCAACAGTTCTCGAGCTATATCATGAGCGTACCGGAACGGGAATGGCAGAAGTACGGTGACAATTATGAAAGGCCCTACGAGGTAAAAAATGCGTGTTCATCCTCTTCGAGTAGTAAGCCGGTGTTGGTGAACAAGGAGGTTTTTAGACTGTATTTCAAGGGTTTGGTGAGCGAAGAGAGGATCCGGGACATGAAAGTGATTGTTGCAGGGATAGGGTTTGCAATCTGTGACTCGAGGGATAATGTGATATTCGAGGTGAACAAGGGTTTGGAGTGTGGTGGTGAATGGTTGAGTGGGGAAGCGGCGGAGATTGAGGCCTTGATCGAGGGCCTTCGTGCTGCtgtggatttggatttggagagGGTTAATTTCTTTTGTGATGACTACATGGTCTACCAATAC GTCACAAGGAGGTTGCAGCCAAAACAGAGCAAGATTGCCAAATTAGTTGATGAGGCGGCTTGTcttcaaagaaaatttgaatattTCGAGCCATCTCTTGTGGAACGTAATGAGATTAAGTTTGCTTTCAAGCTTGCAAGAAATGCAATAGTTTCTCAAATTATATGGCCCGCAGAAACTAGCAAAGGCAAGAGTTTGAAGGAAACTTGTTTAATATGCTTCGAAGATACAGATGTAGATCAGATATTTTCTGTTGATGGTTGCTTGCACAGATATTGTTATTCTTGTATGAAGCAGCATGTGGAAGTTAAGTTGCTTAATGGGATGGATGCACAATGTCCTAATGCCGACTGTAATTTTGAGGTGAGCATTGACAGTTGTGGAAAATTCCTGGATCCTAAACTAGTGGCATTGATGAGCCAACGGAAAAAGGAAGCTTTGGTAGCTGTTACAGAGAGAGTCTATTGCCCTCATCTTAGGTGCTCTGCGTTAATGTCAAAAGATGAGGTGTTGGAATATACAAAACCTTGGTGTATTGGTGCTGAAATATCCGGGGCCAGGAAATGTGTAAAATGCCAATACTTCTTCTGTATCAACTGCAAGGCCCCATGGCATTATAATATGACTTGCCAACAATACCAACGGTTAAATCCCAAAACTGAAGATGCCATACTCAATAGTCTTGCCAAGAAGAAACTATGGCGACAATGTGTGAAGTGCAACCATATGGTGGAACTTGCATCTGGTTGCTACCACATCTATTGCAG GTGTGGATATGAGTTTTGCTACACCTGTGGGGCTGAGTGGAAGAACAAAACGCCAACATGTTCTTGTCCAATCTGGGCTGAGCGGAACATCATACATCGGTAA